Proteins encoded together in one Chelonoidis abingdonii isolate Lonesome George chromosome 1, CheloAbing_2.0, whole genome shotgun sequence window:
- the SMPD1 gene encoding sphingomyelin phosphodiesterase translates to MARPRSARNRAWGPDPPLGEQLAAAGAQFGWRNLSCSACRVLFSAIDLGVQMQTSEAHIERLAVSVCTELRLARREICQDAVRLFEKDMVSAWVRSVLRPAEICGLLVGARCGHWDILSDWNVTLPGTPKPPLVPPAPPPPGAPSARLLFLTDLHWDQAYAPGSDPACKDPLCCRGGRAQGPPHAGAGYWGEYSKCDLPLHTIRNLLQHLARGPPFQLAYWTGDLPAHDVWQQSRADQLRALRTLSTLLRKYLAPLPVYPAVGNHEATPVNGFPPPYVHGNQSSAWLYGAMAEAWEGWLPPEALETLRVGGFYTPAAPPWACGLVSLNMITSAPRANFWLPDPTPPDPDRAAVQLAVPGGWVGVPVCRSCSRSLPPQVHIIGHIPPAHCLRSWSWNYYRIVNRFEGTIAAQFFGHTHVDEFEMFYDEETLSRPVSVAFVAPSVTTYINLNPGYRVYQLDGDYPGSSHMVLDHETFILNLTEANAPGAEPRWQRLYRARQAYGLPSVFPADWDGLLRRFQADERLFQQFWFFFHKGHPPREPCREACKAALLCALRSGRSADPSLCRTLRPRLPFAHVQALWRQRRLC, encoded by the exons ATGGCCCGGCCTCGCTCGGCCCGGAACCGAGCGTGGGGCCCCGACCCACCGCTGGGGGAGCAGCTGGCGGCCGCGGGGGCGCAGTTCGGCTGGAGGAACCTGAGCTGCTCCGCCTGCCGCGTCCTTTTCTCCGCCATCGACCTGGGCGTGCAG ATGCAGACGAGCGAGGCGCACATCGAGCGCCTGGCGGTGAGCGTGTGCACGGAGCTGCGGCTGGCGCGGCGGGAGATCTGCCAGGACGCCGTCCGGCTCTTTGAGAAGGACATGGTGTCGGCCTGGGTACGGTCGGTTCTGCGCCCTGCCGAGATCTGCGGGCTGCTGGTGGGCGCCCGCTGTGGGCACTGGGACATCCTCTCCGACTGGAACGTGACGCTGCCTGGCACACCCAAGCCCCCGCTTGTGCCACCCGCGCCCCCCCCACCTGGTGCCCCCAGTGCCCGCCTGCTCTTCCTCACCGACCTGCACTGGGACCAGGCCTACGCGCCGGGCAGTGACCCGGCCTGCAAGGACCCACTGTGCTGCCGGGGGGGGCGGGCGCAGGGCCCCCCCCACGCAGGCGCCGGCTACTGGGGCGAGTACAGCAAGTGCGACCTGCCACTGCACACCATCAGGAACctgctgcagcacctggcacgcGGCCCCCCCTTCCAGCTGGCCTACTGGACGGGCGACCTGCCTGCCCATGACGTGTGGCAGCAGAGCCGCGCCGACCAGCTCCGGGCCCTGCGCACCCTCAGCACCCTGCTGCGCAAGTACCTGGCGCCCCTGCCCGTCTACCCGGCCGTGGGCAACCACGAGGCCACGCCGGTCAACGGCTTCCCCCCGCCCTACGTCCATGGCAACCAGTCCTCAGCCTGGCTCTACGGTGCCATGGCTGAGGCCTGGGAGGGCTGGCTGCCCCCCGAGGCGCTGGAGACTCTCAG GGTCGGCGGGTTCTACACCCCTGCGGCTCCGCCCTGGGCCTGCGGGCTCGTCTCCCTCAACATGATCACTTCTGCTCCGAGGGCCAATTTCTGGCTCCCTGATCCAACGCCACCGGACCCGGACCGGGCAGCTGTGCAGTTGGCTGT TcctgggggttgggtgggggtcCCTGTCTGCCGTTCCTGCTCACGCTCACTGCCGCCCCAGGTGCACATCATCGGGCACATCCCCCCCGCCCACTGTctgaggagctggagctggaactATTACCGCATCGTTAACAG GTTCGAGGGCACCATCGCCGCGCAGTTCTTTGGGCACACGCACGTGGATGAGTTTGAGATGTTCTACGACGAGGAGACGCTCTCGCGCCCCGTCTCCGTGGCCTTCGTGGCCCCCAGCGTCACCACCTACATCAACCTGAACCCCG gctaccgTGTCTACCAGCTGGACGGCGACTACCCTGGCAGCTCCCACATGGTCCTGGATCACGAGACCTTCATCCTGAACCTGACGGAGGCCAACGCGCCGGGGGCCGAGCCACGCTGGCAGCGGCTGTACCGGGCCCGCCAGGCCTATGGGCTGCCCAGCGTCTTCCCGGCCGACTGGGACGGGCTCCTGCGGCGCTTCCAGGCCGACGAGCGGCTCTTCCAGCAATTCTGGTTCTTCTTCCACAAGGGCCACCCGCCCCGGGAGCCCTGCCGTGAGGCCTGCAAGGCAGCTCTGCTCTGCGCCCTCCGCTCCGGCCGCTCCGCCGACCCCAGCCTCTGCCGCACCCTGCGCCCCCGTCTGCCCTTCGCCCACGTCCAGGCCCTGTGGCGCCAGCGGCGGCTGTGCTGA